In Denitratisoma sp. DHT3, one DNA window encodes the following:
- the mraY gene encoding phospho-N-acetylmuramoyl-pentapeptide-transferase, with amino-acid sequence MLLELARWLAQDVRAFNVFNYITLRAVLATMTALTISFIAGPAFIRWLAAKKIGQAVRDDGPQTHLTKAGTPTMGGGLILISLGISTLLWADLANRFIWIVLIVTLGYGAVGWVDDWRKVVYRNPKGLSASTKYFWQSLIGILAAIYIAFSISAPDADRSFALLFRWAMSGFTLDLPAKADLIVPFFKSVSYPLGVIGFMLLSYFVIVGTSNAVNLTDGLDGLAIMPTVMVGSALGVFAYVAGNAVYSKYLLLPYIPGAGELAIFCAALAGAGLGFLWFNAYPAEVFMGDVGALALGGALGTVAVIVRQEIVLFIMGGVFVAETLSVMLQVSWFKYTKRRYGEGRRILRMAPLHHHFEQSGWKETQVVVRFWIITILLVLFGLSTLKIR; translated from the coding sequence ATGCTGCTTGAACTGGCCCGCTGGCTGGCGCAGGATGTGCGCGCCTTCAACGTCTTCAACTACATCACGCTGCGTGCGGTGCTGGCGACGATGACGGCGCTGACCATCTCCTTCATCGCCGGACCGGCCTTCATCCGCTGGCTGGCGGCGAAGAAGATCGGCCAGGCGGTGCGCGACGACGGCCCGCAGACCCATCTGACCAAGGCCGGCACCCCGACCATGGGCGGCGGCCTGATCCTGATCTCGCTGGGCATCTCGACCCTGCTCTGGGCGGATCTGGCCAACCGCTTCATCTGGATCGTGCTGATCGTCACGCTCGGTTACGGCGCGGTGGGCTGGGTGGACGACTGGCGCAAGGTGGTTTACCGCAACCCCAAGGGACTGTCGGCCAGCACCAAGTATTTCTGGCAGTCGCTGATCGGCATCCTGGCCGCCATCTACATCGCCTTCTCGATCTCCGCGCCCGACGCCGACCGCAGCTTCGCACTGCTGTTCCGCTGGGCGATGAGCGGTTTCACCCTGGACCTGCCGGCCAAGGCCGACCTGATCGTGCCCTTCTTCAAGTCCGTGTCCTATCCCCTGGGCGTGATCGGCTTCATGCTGCTGAGCTATTTCGTGATCGTCGGCACCAGCAATGCGGTGAACCTCACCGACGGCCTGGACGGCCTGGCCATCATGCCCACGGTGATGGTCGGCTCCGCGCTCGGCGTCTTCGCCTACGTCGCGGGCAACGCGGTGTATTCCAAGTACCTGCTGCTGCCCTACATCCCCGGCGCCGGCGAGCTGGCGATCTTCTGCGCCGCCCTGGCCGGTGCCGGCCTGGGCTTCCTCTGGTTCAACGCCTACCCGGCGGAGGTGTTCATGGGCGACGTCGGCGCGCTGGCGCTGGGCGGCGCGCTGGGCACGGTGGCGGTGATCGTGCGCCAGGAAATCGTGCTGTTCATCATGGGCGGCGTCTTCGTCGCCGAGACCTTGTCGGTGATGTTGCAGGTGTCCTGGTTCAAATACACCAAGCGGCGCTACGGCGAGGGGCGCCGCATCCTGCGCATGGCGCCCCTGCACCACCATTTCGAGCAGAGCGGCTGGAAGGAGACCCAGGTCGTGGTGCGTTTCTGGATCATCACCATCCTGCTGGTGCTGTTCGGCCTGTCCACCCTGAAGATCCGGTGA
- the murD gene encoding UDP-N-acetylmuramoyl-L-alanine--D-glutamate ligase yields the protein MNLGGRHVLVLGLGESGLAMAQWCARQGARVRVVDSRAAPPFLDELRRSAPEAEFRCAALDERFDKSLLNGIELLALSPGLSGGLMAVIHARAQGIAVVGEIELFAWALRALGVRGNHGPYSRVIAITGTNGKTTTTALAGHLCRGTGKATGVAGNISPAALHALMAALDQGTLPDIWVLELSSFQLETLNSLDADAATVLNVSDDHLDRYIDLDEYASAKARIFAGRGAQVLNRDDPRVKRMALAGRPLISFGLDAPGNEQDFGLRRNRGEPWIVQGDRFLLPVSELPIAGLHNAANAMAALALCAGIGLDAGRLLPALRDFRGLPHRVERVAEIDGVGYYDDSKGTNVGATVAALTGLGGQLAAQTSHLPSSGREAGRNGSSTPAQPGNQHDPRIVLIAGGDGKGQDFRPLSPAVARHCRAVLLIGRDGPKIGAALAGGGVPVRQAADMDEAVRLAATAARPGDVVLLSPACASFDMFHNYEHRAQVFIAAVRTLAGAT from the coding sequence ATGAATCTCGGCGGCAGGCACGTCCTCGTTCTCGGCCTCGGCGAATCGGGACTGGCGATGGCGCAGTGGTGCGCCCGTCAGGGCGCCCGCGTGCGGGTGGTGGACAGCCGCGCCGCGCCGCCCTTTCTCGACGAACTGCGACGCAGCGCGCCGGAGGCCGAGTTCCGCTGTGCCGCCCTCGACGAGCGCTTCGACAAGTCGCTGCTGAACGGGATCGAGCTGCTGGCGCTGTCGCCCGGACTTTCCGGCGGCCTGATGGCGGTGATCCATGCCCGCGCCCAGGGCATCGCGGTAGTGGGCGAGATCGAATTGTTCGCCTGGGCGCTGCGCGCGCTGGGCGTGCGCGGCAACCACGGCCCCTACAGCCGGGTGATCGCGATCACCGGCACCAACGGCAAGACCACCACCACCGCGCTGGCCGGCCATCTGTGCCGCGGCACGGGCAAGGCGACGGGCGTGGCCGGCAACATTTCCCCGGCCGCGCTGCACGCGCTGATGGCGGCCCTGGATCAGGGCACGCTGCCGGATATCTGGGTGCTGGAACTGTCCAGCTTCCAACTGGAGACCCTGAACAGTCTGGACGCCGACGCGGCGACGGTGCTGAACGTCAGCGACGACCATCTGGACCGCTACATCGACCTGGACGAGTACGCCAGCGCCAAGGCGCGGATTTTCGCCGGACGCGGCGCGCAGGTGCTGAACCGCGACGACCCGCGGGTGAAGCGCATGGCGCTGGCGGGCCGCCCCTTGATCAGTTTCGGCCTCGATGCGCCGGGCAACGAACAGGATTTCGGCCTGCGCCGGAACCGGGGCGAACCCTGGATCGTCCAGGGCGACCGCTTCCTGCTGCCGGTTTCCGAGCTGCCGATCGCCGGGCTGCACAACGCCGCCAACGCGATGGCGGCGCTGGCGCTGTGCGCCGGCATCGGCCTTGATGCGGGAAGACTGCTGCCCGCGCTGCGCGACTTCCGCGGCCTGCCCCATCGCGTCGAACGGGTGGCCGAGATCGACGGCGTCGGTTACTACGACGACTCCAAGGGCACCAACGTCGGCGCCACCGTCGCCGCACTCACGGGCCTTGGCGGCCAGTTGGCCGCCCAAACCAGTCACCTCCCTTCCTCGGGAAGGGAGGCCGGGAGGAATGGCTCCTCCACGCCGGCGCAGCCCGGCAATCAACACGATCCAAGGATCGTGTTGATTGCCGGGGGCGATGGCAAGGGACAGGACTTCCGTCCGCTGAGCCCGGCGGTCGCGCGTCATTGCCGGGCGGTGCTGTTGATCGGCCGCGACGGGCCGAAGATCGGCGCGGCGCTGGCCGGCGGCGGCGTGCCCGTCCGTCAGGCGGCGGACATGGATGAAGCCGTGCGCCTGGCCGCCACGGCCGCGCGTCCCGGCGATGTCGTGCTGCTCTCTCCCGCCTGCGCCAGCTTCGACATGTTCCACAACTACGAGCACCGCGCCCAGGTCTTCATCGCCGCGGTGCGCACCCTGGCGGGCGCGACATGA
- the ftsW gene encoding putative lipid II flippase FtsW, whose translation MSRAGIPHRYAPPAHRSPAELDPWLFWSALGLLMLGLVMVYSSSIATAEGSKFTGNSATYFLVRHGIFLLVGLVAGTVAFQIPLRFWQQAAPLLFLAGVLLLALVVIPHVGRSVNGAQRWLPLGPVNLQPSELMKLFAVLYAADYTTRKLADMDSFRRGFVPMAMVMTLVAALLLREPDFGAFVVIISIAMGVLFLGGINARLFGILFLVLLFAFVVLIWTSPYRRERLFGFMDPWQDAFGKGYQLSHALIAFGRGEWFGVGLGASVEKLFYLPEAHTDFLLAVIAEELGFVGVVVVVGLFALVVQRCFAIGRQALALDRLFGGLVAQGIGIWLGVQSLINMGVNMGLLPTKGLTLPLMSFGGSGIMANCVALAILLRVDYENRSLMRGVKV comes from the coding sequence ATGAGCCGGGCCGGCATTCCCCACCGCTACGCTCCGCCGGCCCACCGCTCGCCGGCGGAACTCGATCCCTGGCTGTTCTGGTCGGCGCTGGGGCTGCTGATGCTGGGCCTGGTGATGGTCTATTCCTCGTCCATCGCCACCGCGGAAGGCAGCAAGTTCACCGGCAACTCCGCGACATACTTCCTGGTCCGCCACGGCATTTTCCTGCTGGTCGGACTGGTGGCCGGCACGGTGGCCTTCCAGATCCCGCTGCGCTTCTGGCAACAGGCGGCGCCGCTGCTGTTCCTGGCCGGCGTGCTGCTGCTGGCCCTGGTGGTGATTCCCCACGTGGGCCGCTCGGTCAACGGCGCCCAGCGCTGGCTTCCGCTGGGGCCGGTGAATCTGCAGCCCTCGGAGCTGATGAAGCTGTTCGCCGTGCTCTACGCCGCCGACTACACCACGCGCAAGTTGGCCGACATGGATTCCTTCCGCCGCGGCTTCGTGCCGATGGCGATGGTGATGACCCTGGTCGCGGCGCTGCTGTTGCGCGAACCCGATTTCGGCGCCTTCGTGGTGATCATCAGCATCGCGATGGGCGTGCTGTTCCTGGGCGGCATCAACGCCCGCCTGTTCGGCATCCTGTTCCTGGTGCTGCTGTTCGCCTTCGTGGTGCTGATCTGGACCTCGCCCTATCGGCGGGAGCGCCTGTTCGGCTTCATGGACCCCTGGCAGGACGCGTTCGGCAAGGGCTATCAGCTTTCCCACGCCCTGATCGCGTTCGGGCGCGGCGAATGGTTCGGCGTCGGGTTGGGCGCCAGCGTCGAGAAACTGTTCTACCTGCCCGAGGCGCACACCGACTTCCTGCTGGCGGTGATCGCCGAGGAGCTGGGCTTCGTCGGCGTCGTCGTCGTGGTCGGGCTGTTCGCCCTGGTGGTGCAGCGCTGTTTCGCCATCGGCCGCCAGGCCCTGGCGCTGGATCGGCTGTTCGGCGGCCTGGTGGCGCAGGGCATCGGCATCTGGCTGGGGGTGCAGTCCCTCATCAACATGGGGGTCAACATGGGCCTCCTGCCCACCAAGGGCCTGACCCTGCCGCTGATGAGCTTCGGCGGCTCCGGCATCATGGCCAACTGCGTGGCGCTGGCCATTCTGCTGCGGGTGGATTACGAGAATCGCTCACTGATGCGGGGGGTCAAGGTATGA